CTGTGTGTTCAGCCTCCATTTCACGGGACTCGTTTTAATGGATTTGAGATGGACAGGAACAGAAACAAGTGCCCAGTGCAGGTGCAGGAGTCGTGAGTCTGGTAGATCCAGAATTGGCCGCTGTTGTTTACTGGCGCTGTGGCGGTAAGTCCGTGCGCTTGGCTAACctatgtggcggccatgttggtcgGGGCGACATTCCCATGAAAGACAATGGAACACTGACGTTTgacgcattttttttcttagaaacaTATTTAAAGGCATTATTTAGCACAAACTTAATATTGTGTCGTGATTTGTGTTAAGTTTATTCAAGTTGATAGTTGAAGCTGATGTACGATAACACTGCAAAAATGTCCTCTTAAATTTCTTCCCTAGTAGTAACAtggatcaataataataataataataataataataataataataataataataataataataataataataataatgataatgataatgatgatgatgacagtgTTCTGTTGTTTACCAGGTTTTGGGACAGAGCCCAACCACAAATGGCAAAAATCTGCATTCTACAAGATGGTGGCAGATGCACAAActgaaactcctcaactcacttcaacatagttcgtTGGCACCAAGATGACCCCAAAGCAATACTTTCATATTAGACAATTTGGCCTTTGACctggggaacaaaaaaaacaaaaaaatagcagaTAGCaaatggttggttggatggttTGGTTTTATAGTGCCTTTGTGTGTACACTTTGGCCatctgggggcagtataatacaatcATTTATCAGGAAGCTGCTGTAATATTAGTCGTTCCTTGCAAAAGATAAGGAATACGTGCCCATGAGTATTGATGATTATCTGCTGTAGTGAAGATTGCACACAGTGTGAGAACGATAAAACAATGGCGCTTCAAAGTTTATAGCACCTTTCAAGGCACCCAAGGACATTTCGATGCCCTCCTTGACCCTAGTGTCCAGCTCCCGGGTGTCCTTTTAGATGACCTGGTAGGCGTTCTTTAATGTTCTCCTAGATGTCTTCCTAGATGTTCTCCCCGCTTATTGGATCCACCACCAGAACTTTACACTCCCGCTTAGCGATCTTGTCCAACGACAAAAGGCTTTTGTCCTGCGGCGGCAAGTAGAGCGGCCGTCCCACCGGAGAGCCCACCGGGGGCGTGATGGCGCGCCGCTCCATGGCGCTGCCCGTCCTGAACCACACATACAATCAGGTCTACCGGCCTCACTGTGCAGCAACCCCTCCCAGTGTTTAAGGGACGAAAGGTGGAAGAGTAAAATTGTGCGGTCCCGGTCTCACCTCATGATGTGCGAGCGAGACGGCTGCTGGTGGGAGAAAGATTGGGAGCGACCCAAACTGGCCTGGTGGCGGTCCAGCAGGTCTCGCATGGCCGGGCTGGATGGGCTGTTCTTACCTGAGTGGATTCAGACCCATCATAACATCAACCTACATTGATTTACTGCCTGCCGTAACGTCTACTTGGTCTATGCAATTCCATCTTAACCTCTACTTGGTCTACGCACTGTGCACTTACGTGAAAGCGGCCTGGCGTCGGGCGGCGGGTTGGACACGGACGCTGTGAACTGTAGCTTGAGCTTCATGTGCTGGCTCAACTGAGCAGACAAAAAGGTGGGCCGGGTCATCCATCAGTCATTCATATCCTACTCGGTAATCGCCATAAACATGTGGAGTATTTCTAAAACTGACTCCTTATAtggtttttcattcatttcaataggaaaCATTCACTTGGTTTGTGAATGGAGGCGCATAACGGATGACATTCGTTAACTGATGTTCTTCTGTTAAGAAGTGGCAATGACTAATAACAATGCTAACTTTTACTTTGAAGCAGAGTTATTAGAGTTGGGGAATTTTCATATTAGttagtttttcattttgttttttgtttttttaatttagtgagttttgattagttttcagggtggttctgttagttttttttaatagttttttaacGCTTACAtttagcttagttttagttagcttcagtattagtttttgttttttaaaatgtgtattacttttgcgcaatatttaataaacaccatgttaaaatgataaaagtaaCCCATTTCTTACCTAGTGTAGCATTTtggctgagttaaatgaaaaagccgagccatggggtatatgccacggaagaggcgggactgttttttgcacaacagtttgtttctggttcggtttgcgacgtgtgggctgcatcaaaaatacttgtgcttccgactttgtgccactGGGTtgtgcgttcgcaacccggaccggaaatgaactgatgtgcaaaatcacgtcccgcctcttctgtggcatataccccattggggccaaaagtcaagcaggcAAATTTGTTGCagaggagcgacatcatctgaaggtgcttttctattggctgttgctagatgacgactgtgtgacacacttccaAAAGTCTTTATTCCGTATAGTCAACAATTCATTGGTCTATAATCTTTAAGAATGGATATTGTTGGTTTATTATGTatgttgcaataaaaaaaaaggatttattaCGGTTAATAAatttacttaaaatcacatttaaaatcattcccaaatatattaatttaattaccaaaCACCAAACGAaagacattttcgctataatcATAGTTatctttagttagttttgtaaacataaaatgaagttagttagttttcatcttttaaaaagcattttcgttgttattttatttcattaacaaaattgttttttgaattttagtttttcgttagttttcgttaactgaAATAATCTTTCTTTGAAGTGAATATTAATGAATTAGATCACATAAAGTTGACAAAATTGTCAACTCAAAATCCCGTGGTATTGATTGCGGTGTCAGCAATGAGTAATGATTCTGAACGATAACAAATTGTTTTCGTAGagctgtaggtcagagagaagTGAGCACGATGGCTCCCCCTGCAGGCGGTACCTCGTAGAGTCCTGGTCGGAGGATCTGGAAGGCCACGCTGAAGGTTAGAGTGCTGCCTTTGCGACAGTGGCCCAGGTTGCTGAGGGGGGTGTGGCACACCACCGCAGACAATGTGGCGTCTTCATTCTGACCGCGCCCTGAAAACATAAACGCATGGCAAAGTCAAGTACCGTGGACTATGTAGTCCACTATATCAACATCCCTTTTTTAAGTTAGAAGTTTCATCTGTTCTTGGAGAACGTTCTTTTCTCAGCTCATCATTCCCcatttaaatgaatttaaaaaaagtctgtttcAGCATACCCCAAAAAGCCAacagaaaattttatttttttattttttcttaatacTAACAACATTAGGACTCTTAACCGAGTAAATctctttcttttctgttttaattaaaaagaaacagtTTGGGCTTCACTACATGAAATAATGACATGTTATGTAATGACCAAGTTATGTGTTGCTTCACCATTTATGTTGGATGTGTTTCAGCTTGCAACCACTGGAGGAGGCCGCAAAATGCGAACTCACCCTCCGGAGTCCAGACGAGCCGCACGGACAGAAAATCCTGCAGGTTGTTGAGCAGCACGTATTTGACCTTGAAGTGCTCCTTGACCTTGACAGTGCTGGGGCAGCTGGCCGTCATCACGAACCTGGGCCGGTCCAGGCGGACGCTTGGCAACCTGCCGGACGCACACCATTGGGAAGTAagccactacaaatacttttgcGAAATTGCGATGCTTCATGAGGGCATTTTCAGCTATCTGTGCtttaagtgtttgtttgttttttggaccATTTTTAACTGTTAAAAATTGATATTTGAACTTTATACTGGTGACTGCATTTTTCGCATGGAGTATTATTTACATTCTAACACTCACCCCAAATGGCCGCCACAACCCACAATGCTTTTTCACAACAGATTCAGAGAAGCAACGCATTCCCCTTCAtttaagaatgttttttttatgttgactaATACAAGTGATTGGTGGTAAATTTGTTGTTATGTGACGGGCCAGCCTAAAAGGCACCAACTACTAGcctgaaaaaaaattcagtctATGGTAATCTGGAAAAAGTCTAATCATGAgctaattttaaaatatttgctcCTCAGTTCACAATGTTAGTAAAGCTATGGAAACGTGTATGGCTAGCTGCTAGCCATAACAGATTTAGCCAATGCTAGCTATCTCTTTCCTGACAATGGGAAGTTAagcattatttttgtacaagtTAAGAAGTTGAATCAGTTTTCCTTACATAAATCTATATAATTCTATTGAAGTACagagtgtgagtacttttgtCACCTCTGCAGACATATCACCAGGAAGAAGCTAACGTAGCATGTGGCTAGTGTGTGGCAAGCGGGTTGCAGAGCTCATACCTGTAGTGGGTGTAGATGCAGTTGGTGAACGGCATCTTGGGAGTTGACCACTGCAGCACAGCAACTAGAGGAACCTCCATCCCCTGAGCAGGACACAAATGTTGGTGGCTAATATATGAAATATTTTGTGGAGTACAGTGGAGCCTCAAATTCCAGATTCTGGATTTAACAGACCTGGATTTAGTGTCCAGTCTTCACAAAACGCTCCTTTGTACTGTATAGCTGTCAAAATCTGTTAGTTCCAGAATTGGCTGCAATTGGGATATACTGTAGACTAGAGCAGGTTCACGTAGGTATttatgtggcggccatgttggcagggGCGAATGTCCCATGAAAAATCATGGACGTTAGCATAGCATTGCCGCTCAAAAGGAATGTATCGTATCTAACTATTCATATATATTGCTGTTTTTCCACTTTAGACACTTGTCATCTACATGTCTCTTGAACATGCTATTTTTGGTACAAtatagagctttttttttgtggaatacaATCATAACAGAGGTGAAAAATTAAGCTATATTGGGTGTTCTGTTGTGaattggcattaaaaaaaaatcaaactgcaTTGGAATTGATTATTGGGGCTTACAACTGCACTATGAGGCGATAAACTCCAAACGCACCTCAATAGACTCGTCTTGCGGCATGTCGTTGAGGTGCAGCTGGAACAGGAAGTCGTGCTCCTCCAAGGCGCCGAGCATGCTGGGAAGGCGGCATGCGGCGCTGTCCACCTTGCAGAAAGAAGCCATACCCACCTCACCCGAGTGGTGGCTACGGCAGCACGCGGCTGTTAAAACTGCGCTTCTCCAACTTTTTCAAACTGGACTAGTCTGGAATGACAATGTgctcagaaaacaaaacaatgcttTGTATACGCACCAAACGTTATCCACAAGCAGCACGGAGCCGTCGGGCATGACGGGAAGGTAGGAGGCGTTGAGGTCCGGCAGAATACGAACGTCCCGCACGCTCACCTCCTCCTGCGACGACTTATTTAGCACTGAGAAAGACCAGAAGAAGAAAGTAACATCCTGTTTTGACGGCAGCCTGACACATCTGAGTGTTGACGAGGCTATAGTACCTTTGAGCACAGCCAAGTGGCGCCCCGAGACGCTCATCAGCTTACAGCGGACGGCGGGAGGCGGCAGGACAGTCAAGGTGGTGCTCACTGAGTCAAAACAAGAGTGGACGAGGTTGAGGAACGCGTCTGCAGGGCCTTCAAACTTCACTAGTGCTCGTCCATGGATCAGATCAACTATATTTGCAGTTAGATTAGCAGCAGCTTTGCTGCCCTTAGTCATTCAGCGTCTATGGCTCTACGCtctaaaaacatccatccatccatccatccatccatccatccattttcttaaccgcttgctcctcacaagggtcacggggtgctggagcctatcccagccggcttcgggcagtaggcggggtacaccctgaactggttgccagccaatcgcagggcacacagagacgaacaaccatccacacacacaagcacaccaagggagaattcggagcacccaattaacctgccatgcaagtctttggaatgtgggaggagaccggagtacccggagaagaccctcgcaggcacggggaaaacatgaaaattccacccaggaacgCCGGGGCCCAGACTCAATCTTGCGCCTTCAGCActaggaggcggacgtgctaaccactcatacaCCAAGCCGCGCTCTCAAAACAGTTGGGTCCAAAAGGGACATACACAATTTTTGtgtaatttataaaaaatgtgTGAACTATGAAGAGCAAACCTTGAGCCTTGAAGGTGTTCAGGTCGTGTCTAAAAGTGAGCGACGGCTCTCGTTGCTGCAGAACGCTCAGGTAGCCCAACTCCTGCACCTCTGCTTGCTCCGCCTCCTTCTTCCACACTGTGACCATTACCTGAGAGGGCCACACATTGGACATTGGAGCTGAGAATGCATACAAGTACGGAAGCGTAGaattgccaatgtggagtaaacatttttggctggcgagtatgttcgaacatactcgcaaatatgttcaaaaatactcgcaaatatgttgcaAATatgaacgtacttgtaggctacatgctacaaagttagcataccttcccataataccacggggtattatttgcgcatgcgcaagtgaaaaaaatgacgaacctaagtcatgcacggcagacataataaatcgtaaaagttacgaataaacactgttttttgtctacttaattttctaatgaattggtaatgtggcccaaatgcctaaaaaatggggttttgCTTTggatgcgagtatgttcaaacatatttgcgagtatgttcaaacatatttcaatacgttcgaacatatttgcaagtatgttcgaacatactcgccagccaaaaatgtttattccACACTgacagctctacgcttccgtattgCAAGTGTGGACTggggaataaaaaaatgaatgacaggTTCTGAAAGAGAATTGCTACATAACAGAGATTGAAGATGGCTACCATGGAGTATGAAGCTAAAGCGCTACAGATATTTTCTGAAATGTGGAATGTGAGGGGCTACCTTGACTTTGACAGTGTTGACGGGGAGTTTGTCCAAGGAGACGGTGAGCGGGAAGATGACCTCATCTGCAAGAACCATTGGCTCGTCCAGAGGAGACTGCACGGCATTGAGGACAAAAGACAAACGCTCAGACATTCCTCACAATGGATTCTCCGCGCGTTCTCCACCGACCTGAACCGGAGCCCTGCGGAACTCCCGAGCGGTCGAGCCGCACGAGTTGTGGATGAGCAGCGGCTTGCAGTCGCGGAAGGTCCGACATCGCGAGTCCACCCTGCTGCCCAGCGCCGCGATGGCCGCTTCCGCCGCCGCCATGTAATCGTCCCCGGCGTCGTCGCAGCCCTCGTCGCCGCTGCTGCCGTAGTCGTGGTGGTGCTGGCCTGGCCGGTGGCGACCGCTCTCGCCCGGGCTCACGCTGGCCACCGCGCACAGAGAGCCGGCCAGCTCTCGCCAGGCGCGACTGCTGCACGATTCGCTCCCGAAACATTCAGGGTCCCCTGTTGGAACAGGCGTGTACTGTCAGCCCCGTATCGTtacacaatttactctgccgATTTAAATATTTCACAGTGAACGTCCGCATATTTGTGGTTCTGCGTTTGCAAAATTTTCTATttgtagattattattttttgcttgaACCA
The Festucalex cinctus isolate MCC-2025b chromosome 18, RoL_Fcin_1.0, whole genome shotgun sequence genome window above contains:
- the LOC144006433 gene encoding trafficking protein particle complex subunit 14-like, translating into MVQMMESQCEYFMYFPAVPITDLSEPARYRSLPRRSHLYLGETVRFLLVLRCRDAGRATPTEPGPGDPECFGSESCSSRAWRELAGSLCAVASVSPGESGRHRPGQHHHDYGSSGDEGCDDAGDDYMAAAEAAIAALGSRVDSRCRTFRDCKPLLIHNSCGSTAREFRRAPVQSPLDEPMVLADEVIFPLTVSLDKLPVNTVKVKVMVTVWKKEAEQAEVQELGYLSVLQQREPSLTFRHDLNTFKAQVSTTLTVLPPPAVRCKLMSVSGRHLAVLKVLNKSSQEEVSVRDVRILPDLNASYLPVMPDGSVLLVDNVCHHSGEVGMASFCKVDSAACRLPSMLGALEEHDFLFQLHLNDMPQDESIEGMEVPLVAVLQWSTPKMPFTNCIYTHYRLPSVRLDRPRFVMTASCPSTVKVKEHFKVKYVLLNNLQDFLSVRLVWTPEGRGQNEDATLSAVVCHTPLSNLGHCRKGSTLTFSVAFQILRPGLYELSQHMKLKLQFTASVSNPPPDARPLSRKNSPSSPAMRDLLDRHQASLGRSQSFSHQQPSRSHIMRTGSAMERRAITPPVGSPVGRPLYLPPQDKSLLSLDKIAKRECKVLVVDPISGENI